From Chthoniobacterales bacterium:
GCCTTACCACCAACGCTCCCTACGGGGATAAGGGCTTCGTAGTATTCCGCAAGGGTGGGGATGGTGGCGTTTACAACCGCCCGACAGACGTTACCAATTCGTCTGTAGTTTCGACCAATTACAACAATCTCACGCCGCTCAACTAGAGGGGCGATTTTTTTGATCGAGCTTTAAAGCGGCGACCGCGTCCATGACGCGGTCGCTTGCTTTTTGGTAGGAGTCGCGGTCGGCGGGAATTTTGTCAAAGTAAAGCGGCTTGCCCACAACAACAGTGATCGGCACCCGGTGCGGCATCATGCGGTCGCGGGGAAAGGCCTCGAATGATCCGAAGATGCGCATAGGAACCACCGGGGCACCTGTCTTGGCGATAATCATCCCAATTCCCGGTTGCGCGTGTTGAAGGTGACCGTCCTTTGACCTTGTGCCCTCGGGGAAGATCAGAGCTGCGCCGCCTGCGCGGATCACGCGGATAAGACCCATAAGCGCGCTACGCTCCGCGTTTTTCGGATCGACGGGAATGACATTCCACTCGGGCATAATCGGCCCCATGACGGGCCAATCGAGAAGGGATTTGCGTGCGAGGTAATGGATGGCTCGCTGGCAAGCGA
This genomic window contains:
- a CDS encoding 1-acyl-sn-glycerol-3-phosphate acyltransferase, with the translated sequence MQQRMTFWYLLGYSLSKAIAKTFFSYRVIGSENIIEEGPAIIAANHASFLDPPLAGVACQRAIHYLARKSLLDWPVMGPIMPEWNVIPVDPKNAERSALMGLIRVIRAGGAALIFPEGTRSKDGHLQHAQPGIGMIIAKTGAPVVPMRIFGSFEAFPRDRMMPHRVPITVVVGKPLYFDKIPADRDSYQKASDRVMDAVAALKLDQKNRPSS